From bacterium:
GTATTGTTTTTCTTTCCCCTTTTGCAATTTTTATAATCATCTCCTGCAATTCCTTTGAAGAATGGGGATCTAATCCCAATGTAGGTTCATCCAATAGAAGTAAGGAGGGATCAGTAATTAAAGCAACGCCAATAGATAGCTTTTGTTGCATACCCCTTGAAAGCTTCTGGGTTAATTCATTCCTTCTTTCATAAAGATTAAAAAAATGCAATAATTCATCAATCCTTTTCTTTATCTCTTTGGTTGTCTTTCCACGAATATTGCCAAAATACCTTAAATTTTCATAAGGGGTTAGTCTTAAATAAACATTTCTGCTTCCTTCCAAAACCGCTCCGATTGCCTTTATGGCATTTCTCCTTTCTTTAATTATATTGTAACCCCCAATTGAAATATTTCCCCTTGTAGGATTTACTAAACCACAGATCATCTTTATAATCGTTGTTTTTCCTGCTCCATTAGGACCTAAAAGTCCTAATACCTCTCCTTGTTCTACCTCTAGATCAACATTATTTACTGCTAAAATTCTTTTTCCCCAAAATCCTTTATATTCCTTGGTTAATCTTTCTATTTTTAATATAGACATCTTTTTTTACTCCATACCTATTTATAGTAAAGAAGGCCAATTCTTGGGTAATATTTTTTCCATCGAATGGCATTCCTCCTATCGTTAATGGAAGAAGATTAAGATAAAGTAATGAGATGTTTATAATAAAGCCTATGTAAAATAAAGGAAGGTTGGTGTAGGAATAAAAAATTAAAAAGAACAACCCCAGTATAAAATCTGTTAAAGGGCCTGCTCCTGAACAACATAGCCTTTTCCCAAAACTGTCAGAACGAAATTCAGATTTTGTAACCATCCCTCCTCCTAAACATATCTCAAATAGCTTATACTTAATAATGGGTATTTTAACTACATATTTTATTGCTTGAAAGAAATTGCCAACAATTATATGGGCAAATTCATGCATCCAAGAGAAAAAATGAAATAAAAGTAAGTACAAGAAGACACTCCATAATAGATTAAATCCCTTTGAAAGTTCTAATAGCTTTAGAAAAATGGATAAAATTAGGAAAATAGAGACTTCAGTTAATAATGTGGGTAAACAAAAAAATACAAAAAGTTTAAATAAGAGGAATAAGGGATTTGACCCATT
This genomic window contains:
- a CDS encoding ABC transporter ATP-binding protein, yielding MSILKIERLTKEYKGFWGKRILAVNNVDLEVEQGEVLGLLGPNGAGKTTIIKMICGLVNPTRGNISIGGYNIIKERRNAIKAIGAVLEGSRNVYLRLTPYENLRYFGNIRGKTTKEIKKRIDELLHFFNLYERRNELTQKLSRGMQQKLSIGVALITDPSLLLLDEPTLGLDPHSSKELQEMIIKIAKGERKTILIATHQMEVAQTICNRIAIINKGRIIVCDEIERLLTLFYVSHYEFKIPGILDIECKEKLNKIPYLEIKENGSETCLSVNIKDSKDFYEIIELLKSYNVCIAEINKKEVDLEKIYFQLVDR